The Mangifera indica cultivar Alphonso unplaced genomic scaffold, CATAS_Mindica_2.1 Un_0017, whole genome shotgun sequence genome has a window encoding:
- the LOC123205855 gene encoding berberine bridge enzyme-like 8, giving the protein MKNFTNTPKLSLFSIILILLSSFSWRATSDSVLENFLHCLFDHSQSSHPISPAIFIPQNTSFSSILQSYIRNLRFNSTSTPKPFLIITALHESHVQVAVICARKHGLQMKIRSGGHDYEGLSYVSQVPFFVLDMFNLRAVDVDIENNTAWVQAGAILGEVYYKIAEKSKTHGFPAGVCPTLGIGGHISGGGYGNMMRKYGLTVDNIVDARLVDANGRLLDRKSMGEDLFWAIRGGGGASFGAIIAYKINLVPVPETVTSFLVRRTLESHNLTEIVDQWQHVAYKLPEELFVRLTLDVVNKTVRGNFWGFYHGGSEKLLSIMEKSFPQLGITQSDCVESSWLESVVFWGAFPSGTSTNVLLYRAPTVSFHKRKSDYVRKPIPKDGLEGIWKKMIELETPKLTFNPYGGRMEEIAATATPFPHRAGNLWKIQYLVDWNESGTEAANFYLGLIRELYDHMTPFVSKNPRQAFLNYRDIDLGFNHNGNGSYLEGRVYGIKYFKGNFERLVKIKTKVDPDNFFRNEQSIPILPH; this is encoded by the coding sequence atgaaaaattttacaaatactcCGAAACTTTCATTGTTTTCGATAATTCTCATTCTCCTTTCATCTTTTTCATGGCGAGCAACTTCTGATTCTGTCCTTGAAAACTTCCTCCATTGTCTTTTCGACCATTCTCAGTCTTCCCATCCAATCTCCCCCGCCATTTTCATCCCACAAAATACCTCCTTTTCCTCCATATTGCAATCCTACATCCGGAATCTCCGTTTCAACTCAACTTCAACTCCCAAACCTTTCCTTATCATCACTGCATTGCATGAATCCCACGTCCAGGTTGCGGTTATTTGTGCCCGGAAACATGGCCTCCAGATGAAAATCAGAAGCGGCGGCCATGACTACGAGGGCTTATCTTATGTCTCCCAAGTCCCTTTCTTCGTCCTTGACATGTTTAATCTTCGCGCCGTTGATGTTGACATTGAAAACAACACTGCCTGGGTTCAGGCGGGGGCGATTCTTGGagaagtttattataaaattgcggagaaaagtaaaactcatGGCTTCCCGGCCGGAGTTTGTCCCACACTGGGTATTGGTGGACACATAAGCGGCGGAGGATATGGCAACATGATGAGAAAATACGGGCTCACTGTCGATAATATCGTCGATGCAAGGCTTGTTGATGCTAATGGAAGGCTTCTGGATAGAAAATCCATGGGGGAAGATTTGTTTTGGGCTAtcagaggaggaggaggagccaGTTTCGGAGCCATTATTGCTTATAAAATCAACCTTGTTCCAGTTCCAGAAACAGTGACTTCGTTTCTGGTTAGAAGAACTTTAGAATCACACAATCTAACTGAGATTGTGGATCAATGGCAACATGTCGCGTACAAACTTCCTGAAGAGCTCTTCGTCCGACTCACATTAGACGTGGTTAACAAGACTGTGAGGGGGAACTTCTGGGGTTTTTATCACGGTGGCTCTGAGAAACTTCTTTCAATCATGGAAAAGAGCTTTCCTCAATTGGGCATAACTCAGTCTGACTGCGTCGAATCAAGCTGGCTTGAATCAGTTGTTTTCTGGGGAGCTTTTCCCTCCGGAACATCAACAAATGTTTTACTATATCGTGCGCCGACGGTGAGTTTCCATAAGAGAAAGTCGGATTATGTGAGGAAGCCGATTCCTAAAGACGGCCTGGAAGGAATAtggaagaaaatgattgaaCTAGAGACGCCAAAGCTGACATTCAATCCTTACGGGGGTCGAATGGAGGAGATTGCCGCGACGGCGACGCCATTTCCGCATAGAGCTGGAAACTTATGGAAGATTCAGTACTTAGTGGACTGGAATGAATCGGGGACTGAGGCGGCAAACTTTTATTTGGGGTTGATTCGAGAGCTTTATGATCACATGACTCCATTTGTGTCCAAGAATCCGAGGCAGGCGTTTCTGAATTATAGAGATATTGATTTGGGGTTCAATCACAATGGAAATGGGAGCTACTTGGAAGGAAGAGTTTATGGAATCAAATATTTCAAGGGTAATTTCGAGCGGTTAGTGAAGATTAAGACTAAGGTTGATCCTGATAACTTTTTCAGGAATGAACAAAGCATTCCAATTCTTCCACActag